A section of the Felis catus isolate Fca126 chromosome B2, F.catus_Fca126_mat1.0, whole genome shotgun sequence genome encodes:
- the SPACA1 gene encoding sperm acrosome membrane-associated protein 1, translating to MSPGGAGCSSGLLLTVGWLLLAGLRSACGTNVTAVQDPSLAPEGEGENEGEEEAENEAEAESEAQTLPEEDVSNNTAVKEVEFGMCTVTCGVGIREVILTNGCPGGESKCIVRVEECRGPVDCGWGRPISESLDSVRMACTHISPVNRFKYIWKLLRPEQQPVILANDSAILEVRREVRPLVFECATLDNNEIVASIKFTVYTTSELQMKRSSRPDTDAVLVFVLTIGVIICIFVIFVLIFIIVNWGAVKSFWGEKSSSTEIPSELSLVRYKDSTSLDQSPTEIPGTEDEALSEWNE from the exons ATGAGCCCCGGGGGCGCGGGGTGCTCCAGCGGGCTGCTGCTGACCGTGGGCTGGCTTCTCCTGGCGGGCCTCCGGTCCGCGTGTGGGACGAACGTCACTGCCGTCCAGGATCCCAGTTTGGCCCCCGAGGGCGAGGGCGAGAATGAGGGCGAGGAGGAGGCCGAGAACGAGGCCGAGGCTGAGAGCGAGGCCCAAACTCTGCCAGAGGAGGATG TTTCAAATAATACAGCAGTCAAAGAAGTAGAATTTGGGATGTGCACCGTTACATGTG GTGTTGGTATTAGAGAAGTTATCCTAACAAACGGATGCCCTGGAGGTGAATCCAAGTGTATTGTACGGGTGGAAGAATGCCGTGGACCAGTAGATTGTGGCT gGGGTAGACCAATTTCAGAAAGTCTTGACAGTGTTAGAATGGCATGTACTCATATATCTCCTGTAAATCgtttcaaatatatttggaaacttCTAAGGCCAGAGCAA cAACCCGTTATCCTTGCAAATGATTCAGCAATCCTGGAAGTACGCAGGGAAGTTCGCCCCTTGGTTTTCGAGTGTGCCACCTTGGATAATAATGAAATAGTAGCATCTATTAAATTCACAGTCTATACAACAAGTG aATTGCAAATGAAAAGATCAAGCCGACCAGACACTGATGCAGTCCTAGTTTTTGTGCTGACCATAGGAGTTATTATCTGTATATTTGTGATCTTTGTACTGATATTCATAATTGTAAACTG ggGGGCAGTCAAGTCTTTCTGGGGGGAGAAATCCTCATCAACTGAGATACCGTCTGAGCTGAGCTTAGTGAGATACAAAGATTCAACTTCTCTTGACCAATCACCAACAGAAATACCTGGAACTGAAGATGAGGCTTTAAGTGAATGGAATGAATGA